The Tripterygium wilfordii isolate XIE 37 chromosome 1, ASM1340144v1, whole genome shotgun sequence sequence CAATGAAAAATATTACCAGGTCCAACAGCTCCACGCGAAACATAAAGTCTAAAATGGGCAACAACAATGGAAACCTACGGGCTGCTTGGGGCTTTTACTTGGGCTAGATTGACTCTAatccctcaactattcaaaGGTATCTTGTTCTTCCCTCAAAATTccgatataaaaaaaatcatacatgACATCTCTATAACTATAGGAGTAATTTTTACACCCGTTATCCCAATTGGCTTAAATTTTAAACCTGTCATCtcacaaaatcttaaaatacCCGACTCTTCAaaatccttaaactattttattGTATAATTTACGCACTAAAAATGCTATACATTAATAGTTTAGAGATAATACTATTCTTGTTTGTAAAAGTTTACCAACTAAGATTACTTCAATATGCCAAATTGATGTCACGTTGAATTTTTTCGACTACTCTCTCATTTGAAGAACGAAATAAATACCTTTCAATAATTGAACAAAGTTAAGAGTAAAAAAGTTTAaagacgaaagtgaaactaaggAAATGCATAACTGTATTCTTGTGGCTTTGAAGAGTGAATGGGCAATTGTATGCATTTACTGATACAACAGTGCGAAAAGAAGGTCCGACATCAAGTTTTCAAGAGTAAGTAAGGAAATGCAATTGTATCAGTAAACTTGatgcaattgcaattgcattTCCTTACTACTCTTGAAAACTTGATGTCGGACCTTCTTTTCGCACTGTTGTATCAGTAAATGCATACAATTGCCCATTCACTCTTCAAAGCCACAAGAATACAGGATCAATAGCTGTCTTTATACtctacttttaagttttaactaatGAATAATTACAAAATCCTCCAAATCCCTGCAAAAAAATGTGGTTCATAATGCAGTTCATTTACAACTGACGTACAACTACTTTTCCTACCACCACAACTATATTACAGAAGAAAAGTACTGAGTAGAAGAGATAAATCAGACCTCACAACATTTCAGGAAAAATCTCTCCTTCCTCTTCAGGATTCAAGATTTGCTCCTCATCCATCATGATATCTTCCTTCAGAAACAAACCCAATCGCTCTAATGGGTTCCCAACACGGGCATATTCGAATAGCGAACATCCGCAAAGCGTCTCGAGTTCTCTTTCAATCAACACATTCTGATCCATTTCAACCGTTGTTTCCATCTGTATAATGTATATGATGgcaaaaaaagagaaatcaatAAGCCACTCACTGTAAAGTCAGCTGTGTGATAAACTGGGTATAGGAACAGGCCAAACCTGCAGAACTGCAACCCGAGCTGCTTCCCTAGCTTGCTCCCTCTGTTTTTTCAGTTCTGCTTCTAGCCTTTCTCGAGCAGCAGCCTCAGAGGCCCTAATTTGGGCTTCAATCCTAGCTTTCTCTGAATGGGTCAAAAAGGGAATATTTTAGAAAGAAGTAAATGGGTTTCAAAAGGACAAAATAACGTCAGACCTTCCTTCCACATTCAGATAAAACCTCAAGACCTTTCAAGTGTAACAAAATTCATCCACCGAATTTCTAGAAACAAGCATTCGCATTACAGCATGTATTGCAAATTTGCAACCATTAGTAccataatattttttaacattTATAAAACCTATTAGGACTATTACTAAATAAGAGGATGATTGAAAATACTTGACGCCTAAAAATAGGTTCCTCATTCATTTGCAATTTAAAGACAAATCTAAAACCATCATATAACTTCTAAGCCACCAAATTCACAGCCACCACTATTTTGTGACGAGGTCTGACTAGATCAAGATGCATGCGATAATGCAGACTGtcacaaataaataattaaatatgtagaagtgcattcaaaataaaaaaaactttcattGTTGTATTAGTTGTGAGGTCTGACAAATGCTAAGATTGTTTTAATCAACTTTAAATtggcattgtttttttttttttcttttttttcagaaCGTGGAACCCCCTTCCAAGGTTGGACAACATTGAAGAGCTAGGGATATTCAAAATGCGGGAAAAAAACCAGCAAAGTTTTTTAGgcacttcaaaattcaaataattgCGAAGTTGCATAAATCTCACCTTCACGCTGCTTCTTTTCCAGTTTTTCCTTCTCTTGCCGCAACTTCACTGGATCAGCCTTATCACCCTAAGTGATGGGAAGAGGGATTGTATGAGCAATATGTGAAACTAACCAACCACAAAAGGTTCTGACATCCAGATATAAAATGGAAAACATTCCCAAAAAGGAATAAAGGACTACCTGATCAAGGAGGGTCTTCTGTTGCGCTTTCACGATAGTGTCTGCAAAACGACTCCTGAGCATTGCAGCACGAAGAGCCCTCTTCGGTGATAACTCTAAATCATATACAGAAGTTCCCCATCCTGAACCACAGAAAAAAGAATAAGGCACTCTATATGAAGCCGAATGCGGAACACCTGCAGCTACTTTCACAtgattcattaaatttttgaggATAAACTGACCTTCCACAGACGTTGCATCAGTGGTAGAAATAGTAAGTTGAGAACTAGGACATAAACTCTCATCTTCAATAGAACTCACAGCCCCTTTAGAACAATTTCAGCAACATAATCAATATTCACAACATCGGGTACCAAGTCCTTACATCACATACAACAAACGAGAAAGGCCACTCACCATCAGAAGTTCCATCTGACTTGCTTGTATGTGATGTTGATGTCTTTTTTGCCTGCCAATCCTGCACTTAAGCCGGATGATGAGGGGCTTGACCACTTGTTTTATGGAATATGGAACTAAGTGCAGTGGCTCAAATCACCCTCCCTATGAATAATTTATACcagtttggaaataaaaaaatatttataccaTTTTGGAAATATCAGCATTGCTTGAACGATGATCTCCTCCTACTGATATTTCAGATGAAATGTCTACaacaaagggaaaaagaaatcaGTCAGCTAAAATTATCATTGATCACAACCAAAGCAGAATGTTGAAAGAAAATACCAACCACCTGAGGATGCACGAGCTGAGTCACCAGAAAGGCTACATCTACAAGTATTTCTCCCCATAGTGCAACATTTGCACACAACAAGGCTCATTGATGGCTTGGCATTGGCAAAGCCACAAGGACGTCTACTAACAGTGTCATTGCCTAAAAGACACATGGTGAATTAGCTCCAGTAAAGAGCAATAAAGCAGAAACTGTAGACTGCCATTTCCATACCTTCACAAACATTCTCTTCTACCGGCTTGCGATTGCTGTTCTGACCTACCTTAGCAAGCTTCACCTAAAAGAAGTAAACACAAGTAAGATAGAgaagcaatgcaaacacttacTGCAAAAACTATTATAAAAATGACTGTACAAATCCACCAAATACATACCAGATCTAACAAAATTAGTGCCAATAAGCAAAtctgatgaaaataaaaaatggcaaGTTGGTAACACTCACTTTTGCAGATTTTGCATCACATTTTCCAATTGTCTTCCCTTCAGCTGACTTAGGCGTATCGGCTGATAAACTGCTACTCAAATGAGATGTTTCAGGGCAATTTTGTCTTGCCTCAGAAACTTCCTTCGCATGACCACTCAAAACATTTCCCAGTCCAAACTTCGGTCTTTTACAGTTCCATCTGTCCTCAACAGATTTCCACTTGAGCTCAAAAATATTCTTCAGCGTCTCTGCCATTTTGTGGACATTATTCGAGGGAGGATTATAATGCATTGCATTAGAGAAGGTCAATCTTACATCAGCAGCAAACTCATCAATGCCAAAGTACATGTTTTTATCCAGTTTCGATTTAACTGTTCCCAAATCCATGGGTTTGGATATGATCGAGAAATAATCAGGAATCTCCAATGCCACCGGATCCACCGCTTCATTGAAAACCCAACCAGCTGGATGCCTCATCAAAGCTTTCAGAATGGCAGCACATTGCTGAGTCACAGCACGATCCATCTTCTGTTTCTTCTCCCTCTGACACTCGGTTTCCCCGGGCAGTCCACGCTTTTTAGCAGCCATTATATTAGATTTCAGCTCAGGTAGGTCACCACCAAAATTCTTTTTCACCGAGGAACAAATCACAGCACTGTGTGATTTAATCATCTTGGATTGATTGCTCCCATAGTTACAGCACTTATCCCCTCCATCTATACGTGACAAATTTTGCCCATCCTCACAGGACCTTGTTCCAGAAACAGTTTCTATTGTTTTCGAAGAAAATTTGATCCTCAGCTTCCCCTTTGCTAGTACAGTTTCAGCAGCAATCATGGTGGAAGCCAATAAACTGAAAGTACCACTACCTCCAGTTAAATACTTACGATGCCATACCCCAAAACTGAAAATTCAAACTCCTTATAATCACACTTTTCAAAACCTGCAGAACTTGGAAGCAGATACACATTATTGAACTGAAAATATGCATAAGCTACAGAAAAGCCCACAGAAGTACAAAAAATTTAACAgcaaaaaaagaatcaaaataatCTTATCAAATTATACCAGTTCTGCCTAATACTCGATAAAAACAGATAGCTCAAAAATAGAAGGTAAAAGATAGCACTTAAATAATCATAAATAACCAATAGACCCATGATGCCATGATCTCTTAATTCTACAGCACTCACCATGAAATACACTTAAAGAGCAATCAATGAACTAAATAACACAAGCCACATAATATAACAACAAGAAACATACATAATCTATAATGATTTGAAGGGAAGTCCAAAGAGTTCGATTCTTAAGAagacagagaagaaaaaaaatcgaaGAAACTGAACCAAGGAACGGGTTTTCTCAACACCATATAATAGCATCCATAGGCAATTACTGCGAGTAATTCTCATTTTATCTCTAGGACAGGCACCTAAAGCCCTATCTTCATTATTCACAAAGTTAACAAAACGCAAATATAAAACAAGGATGTAATTTTGCAGTTACGTAATACATATCAACTGGATTACAATTAGtacaaatttttcaaaatttgcaaataaaattaatataaggCCATATAAGActaagaaataaaattaatataaggGCATATAAGACTAAGATGAGGGAAAACAACATGGGAACTAGAGAGTCGACTGAAATATTAGACCACAAAAGGACCACCAAAATCTAGACGTTCTACTCTTCTAGCAAAGCGAAACTCAATATCCCAAACCCAGATACccaataccaaaaaaaatttgactagGAAAGAAATCTGGACGCAACCGAAGAAAACCCAGAATCTGATTTGCTTGTATCAAAATCAGAACTTGTAAATCACGAATTCAATCGAACTCCAGTTGAGCTCACAAACAccacaagaagaaaaagaagaagaaataacaaGTGGACAGAGAGATCACCACGCCGGAGTAACCCAGATGAAGTAAACAAGTTCAAATTAAGATTACGAGTCGTCGACATAATAAATCATAAACCCAAATTACACATACCTGAACCTGATTCCTTCGATTCGCAAATCGTACATAGCAATCGACCGAACAGAGAACCGCGATGTCCCCCAGAATcgtgaaaccctaaaaaaaccGAAGCGAGGAGGTTTAAGAGCGAGTAGACACTAAACTATACTGTGTGCTCGCCCTTTCTAGGTTTTTATCTCTGACGTATCAATGACGCAGGACTTTGATTTTTATATaagattttttgcaatttacaCCCGTAATTTCCGCGAGTTCGCTATGGCGGTGTAATAACTAATAAAGAACATTAATTTATGATTATTAAGTTAGAGAATCTAATAAGTAAGAAGATTAATAATATACACCCGAACGATTAGTTGGATCCCGAAAATCAGGGCTCAATCCCCTTCTCCGtttctaaaaaaagaaaaattaatgacAAGCATCCTAACATTATATTCGGTGAGAATAAATTTTAACCTTAAAAAGCTTAAGAAATTACACACATCAGACAACACCAAATTACATTGAATAACATCGAACTATATTATACAATACTGATGCAAATTGGTTTATAACATGTCATAATATAAAAACTCTTTGTATCCCTAATAATTTATTCCATAGCCGGCCATAAtagtattacgttatctaattacattaaattgtgttattacgttgtctaattacttTGATTTTCGTTGTATTACGTTGActaaatttgttagggatagGTAACGCGACCGCAATTTTAattagatataaaaaaaatggtcgATATTTTCGTTTTGTGATTAGTATcattaaaaatataaacatGATTACATGACTCTTTGGACAATAATTAAAAGTAAATATAACTTCATTATATACTCTAACAATTCACATTGTTATCATCCACAAGGAAAGTTCTCATTCATGTTcttgtatttatatataatttttttggctGAAAAATATTATTGCTTTCATACCGTGAAATTTGTTTAGGCAGAGCCATCTAAAGAAAAAATACTCTGCTTTTGCAGCTCTGTCTCTGTGACTGATCAGGCAGAAGTTTCTTCTGCTTCAAACaacaagaagaggaggagaaatCAAAGTGACGAAAACAACGTCAGCAAgcgaaagaagagaagaagagagacacCCTCTGCACCGTCAGTGCCGACGAATCCACTGAGGATTTCAAGATAAGGATGAATAGGGTTGTAGGGTTGAATTTGAGGGTTTGGCTTAGGGATGTGGTTTCAGTGCATTTCTGCCCTAATATTAAATATGGAAAGAGGGTTCATATACTGCCTTTGGAGGAGCCGGTGAAGAGGGAAGCAATTGGCGCAGATAAGAGAGTTGGTGGAGTTGCCTTTAAGGCATCCACAGCTTTTTTAAGGCTATTGGGGTTAAATCACCAAAAGGGATTCGTCTTTATGGTTCTCCTGGTTCTGGGAAGACTTTGATTGTAAGGGCTATTGCTAATGAAACTGGAGCTTTCTTTATTTGTATCAATGGACCTGAGGTTATGTTCAAGATGGCTGGAGATAGCGAGAGGAATCGCAGGAAGGCTTTTGAAGAAGCCGAAAAGAATGCTTCTTCCATTACATTTATGGATGATATGGTCGATTTCACTCCGAGAAGATGAAGCTCTCTGATGCTGATCTTGCTGCTCTTCTGCACTGTAGCTGGATTACAATGCATAAGGGAGAAGATGGCATGTCAGTGATTCTGATATCATGAAATACGAGGCCTTTGCTGAAACTTTACAGCAATCTAGAGGTTTTGGGGCAGATTTCAGATTCTCCAATGCAGCAACAGCCCCCAACAGTTTGAACAACTTTGTATCTTCTGCAGCTGGTAAAGAAGATGATTGCCTATATGATTAGGTTCTATTACTCTATTTTCCTCTATTTCTTGTCTTTACAGTTTAATATGATGGCCCTTGTTTCTTAACCTGTTTGATATATCATTGTGAAGACAATTTGCTATATGAACAGTAGGAATTATAAAGAAAAAATTGTACTTCCCCATTGTAATTTAAATGAACTTTATGCAAAAGCCAACCCGACCGGTGTCTTACCCAAAAGCAATAAACCTCAAAGTtgttatctttgcatacatttttaGAAACCATTCTGTTTTTTTATGCCTCCATGGTGAAAACCATTGGTGTGCTACTGATAAATGTCATTGCACTCCAAAGACTCAACAGATTGGTTATTTAGATTAGTAGCCTCAAAGATGGACGCTTAGGACTGTTTAACAAAAAACTGAGAATTTTACTTCTATCAACCAAAAAACTGAGAATTTTGGTCAGACAAATGCAGCACACCCTTTAACTTGCCTACAATCATCCTCTCCTAACAATCCTTATCTCGATGTTCGCTGAATGGCGTGTTTCTCTTCACTGTACATTTATATAGAGAGTTAGAATCTTCAACAAGCTTAAAGAAGATAATAATAGGATCACCCTTCTGCACATAAGTTTAAAATGCTAAGCATATGGAAGGGGCTTGAAAACTGGTGTTTTTGTTGAtaagagcaaggaagttgaatATTTCCATTAAATAAGTCAAAAACAAAGATGTTAGTCATGTCAATAAGATGGGAAAATGTATCAGTGGGTGATAGATGAGA is a genomic window containing:
- the LOC120001443 gene encoding transcription factor GTE12-like isoform X2; its protein translation is MIAAETVLAKGKLRIKFSSKTIETVSGTRSCEDGQNLSRIDGGDKCCNYGSNQSKMIKSHSAVICSSVKKNFGGDLPELKSNIMAAKKRGLPGETECQREKKQKMDRAVTQQCAAILKALMRHPAGWVFNEAVDPVALEIPDYFSIISKPMDLGTVKSKLDKNMYFGIDEFAADVRLTFSNAMHYNPPSNNVHKMAETLKNIFELKWKSVEDRWNCKRPKFGLGNVLSGHAKEVSEARQNCPETSHLSSSLSADTPKSAEGKTIGKCDAKSAKVKLAKVGQNSNRKPVEENVCEGNDTVSRRPCGFANAKPSMSLVVCKCCTMGRNTCRCSLSGDSARASSDISSEISVGGDHRSSNADISKMDWQAKKTSTSHTSKSDGTSDGAVSSIEDESLCPSSQLTISTTDATSVEGWGTSVYDLELSPKRALRAAMLRSRFADTIVKAQQKTLLDQGDKADPVKLRQEKEKLEKKQREEKARIEAQIRASEAAARERLEAELKKQREQAREAARVAVLQMETTVEMDQNVLIERELETLCGCSLFEYARVGNPLERLGLFLKEDIMMDEEQILNPEEEGEIFPEML
- the LOC120001443 gene encoding transcription factor GTE12-like isoform X1 codes for the protein MIAAETVLAKGKLRIKFSSKTIETVSGTRSCEDGQNLSRIDGGDKCCNYGSNQSKMIKSHSAVICSSVKKNFGGDLPELKSNIMAAKKRGLPGETECQREKKQKMDRAVTQQCAAILKALMRHPAGWVFNEAVDPVALEIPDYFSIISKPMDLGTVKSKLDKNMYFGIDEFAADVRLTFSNAMHYNPPSNNVHKMAETLKNIFELKWKSVEDRWNCKRPKFGLGNVLSGHAKEVSEARQNCPETSHLSSSLSADTPKSAEGKTIGKCDAKSAKVKLAKVGQNSNRKPVEENVCEGNDTVSRRPCGFANAKPSMSLVVCKCCTMGRNTCRCSLSGDSARASSGDISSEISVGGDHRSSNADISKMDWQAKKTSTSHTSKSDGTSDGAVSSIEDESLCPSSQLTISTTDATSVEGWGTSVYDLELSPKRALRAAMLRSRFADTIVKAQQKTLLDQGDKADPVKLRQEKEKLEKKQREEKARIEAQIRASEAAARERLEAELKKQREQAREAARVAVLQMETTVEMDQNVLIERELETLCGCSLFEYARVGNPLERLGLFLKEDIMMDEEQILNPEEEGEIFPEML